The following coding sequences lie in one Deltaproteobacteria bacterium HGW-Deltaproteobacteria-6 genomic window:
- a CDS encoding histone H1: MKKIKNLPKDANKRAFEIVRISTEESEEQPERSEISKYLAEIGRKGGLKGGKARKDKLTPERRKEIAENAAAARWSKS; encoded by the coding sequence ATGAAGAAAATAAAAAACTTACCCAAAGACGCAAACAAAAGAGCTTTTGAAATCGTGCGGATTTCTACCGAAGAATCGGAAGAACAGCCAGAGCGGTCAGAGATTTCTAAGTACCTAGCAGAAATCGGGCGCAAGGGCGGATTAAAAGGCGGGAAAGCAAGGAAAGATAAACTAACCCCTGAGCGGAGGAAAGAGATTGCTGAAAATGCCGCCGCTGCAAGATGGTCTAAAAGTTAG
- a CDS encoding XRE family transcriptional regulator, producing the protein MLQTRTRREFMSETLGDRLKRMRSSRGLGLRETAIKVGMSATYLSRVENNQETSPPSEEKIRNLADVLKGNFDELMQLAGRISFEVTELIKADSNMPAFLRRSREKNLTAEELMKLLEKQDTEDK; encoded by the coding sequence ATGTTACAAACACGAACAAGGAGAGAATTTATGAGTGAAACACTTGGAGACCGTTTAAAACGTATGAGGTCTTCGCGGGGGCTCGGTTTACGTGAGACAGCCATCAAAGTTGGTATGTCAGCAACATACCTTTCGCGTGTGGAAAACAACCAAGAAACCAGTCCCCCAAGCGAAGAGAAAATTCGGAATCTTGCAGACGTGCTCAAAGGCAATTTTGATGAGTTGATGCAACTTGCGGGTCGAATATCCTTTGAGGTCACGGAACTAATCAAGGCCGATTCAAATATGCCAGCATTTCTCAGGCGATCCAGGGAAAAAAACTTAACCGCCGAGGAATTGATGAAACTACTTGAAAAACAGGATACTGAGGATAAATGA
- a CDS encoding DNA methyltransferase, translating to MHSYSPLRYPGGKGKLAPFIKHLFQHNNLCDGTYVEPYAGGSSVALTLLLEGYAWEVVINDIDALIYAFWKSVLDDTETISRKIHDTPVNMKVWYKQKQVHLHPEQFTTTDVGFATFFLNRTNRSGILQAGVIGGKNQNGPFKIDARFNKKDMLDRISLIAKYKNRIKLFNWDASEIIKTIIPGLPSKSLIYFDPPYFNKGKSLYKNYYSLGDHAHIAALIRVLKYPWIVTYDNVPEIRKLYKGEPYAKYDISYSAHISRIRGSEVMFYNNLVLPSVPYTRSSRASAA from the coding sequence ATGCATTCATATTCACCACTGCGGTATCCTGGAGGCAAAGGAAAACTCGCGCCTTTCATAAAACATCTCTTTCAGCACAACAATTTATGTGATGGTACTTATGTGGAACCTTATGCCGGAGGCTCATCTGTAGCGCTAACTCTTCTACTTGAGGGTTATGCCTGGGAAGTAGTCATTAATGATATTGATGCTCTTATTTATGCTTTTTGGAAGTCAGTGCTCGATGACACGGAAACAATTTCTAGAAAAATCCATGATACTCCAGTAAATATGAAAGTGTGGTATAAACAAAAACAAGTCCATCTTCACCCAGAACAATTCACGACAACCGATGTTGGCTTTGCCACTTTTTTCCTCAATAGAACGAATCGTTCAGGCATCCTCCAAGCTGGAGTCATTGGCGGGAAAAACCAAAATGGACCTTTTAAGATCGATGCAAGATTCAACAAAAAGGATATGCTCGACCGAATAAGTCTGATAGCGAAATATAAAAACCGCATTAAATTATTTAATTGGGATGCTAGTGAGATTATCAAGACCATTATCCCAGGATTGCCCTCAAAATCCTTAATATATTTTGATCCACCCTATTTCAATAAAGGTAAGTCTCTATATAAAAATTACTACTCCCTCGGTGACCATGCACATATTGCAGCTCTTATACGTGTACTAAAATACCCATGGATCGTTACATATGATAACGTTCCAGAAATAAGAAAACTTTATAAGGGTGAGCCCTATGCAAAATACGATATTTCTTACTCTGCTCACATTAGCCGTATTCGTGGCAGCGAAGTGATGTTCTATAACAACCTTGTACTACCTTCGGTACCATATACGCGCAGCTCCAGAGCATCAGCTGCGTGA
- a CDS encoding magnesium chelatase, with protein MFIKVLSMSVIGMESYPVSVEVDVSQGLPQFATVGLPDASVKESRDRIKAAIKNSGYSFPRNHVTVNLAPADIRKEGTGFDLPIAVGILAAEELIEESALQGCFFIGELSLDGSIKGVRGVLSAVFKARESGIGSVFVPEENAAEAAMVEGINIYGVKTLPDVVEFLSGRHSILPLCLNTADLFQQNRLYDIDFSEIKGQKQALRALEVAAAGGHNVLMIGPPGSGKSMLAKRLPTILPDLSFEESIEVTKVFSVAGLLNSGETLIAVRPFRSPHHTISDVGLVGGGCHLSI; from the coding sequence GTGTTCATCAAAGTGCTCAGCATGAGCGTGATCGGGATGGAATCATACCCCGTATCGGTGGAAGTGGATGTTTCCCAGGGCTTGCCGCAATTTGCCACCGTCGGCCTGCCTGACGCGTCCGTGAAGGAAAGCCGGGATCGGATTAAAGCCGCTATCAAGAATTCCGGCTACTCATTTCCTCGCAATCACGTGACGGTTAATCTGGCGCCGGCGGATATTCGCAAAGAGGGAACAGGATTTGATCTGCCGATTGCGGTCGGCATTCTGGCGGCGGAGGAGTTAATTGAAGAATCCGCTCTTCAGGGTTGTTTTTTTATCGGCGAATTGTCTCTGGACGGCAGCATTAAAGGGGTGCGGGGTGTATTGTCCGCCGTCTTCAAAGCCAGGGAATCGGGCATCGGGTCGGTTTTCGTGCCCGAAGAAAACGCCGCGGAAGCGGCTATGGTGGAAGGTATTAATATTTACGGCGTCAAGACGCTTCCTGATGTTGTCGAGTTTTTGTCAGGCAGGCATTCCATCTTGCCTCTTTGTCTGAACACCGCTGATCTTTTTCAGCAAAACCGTCTTTATGATATCGACTTTTCTGAGATCAAAGGCCAGAAGCAGGCACTCCGGGCGCTGGAGGTCGCAGCAGCCGGCGGTCATAATGTGTTGATGATCGGTCCGCCCGGTTCCGGTAAAAGCATGCTGGCTAAAAGGCTGCCCACGATATTGCCGGATCTTTCCTTTGAAGAATCCATCGAAGTGACCAAGGTGTTTTCGGTGGCCGGTCTCTTGAATTCGGGAGAAACACTGATTGCCGTAAGACCCTTTCGCTCACCGCATCACACCATCTCCGATGTCGGCCTGGTCGGCGGAGGTTGTCATTTATCGATATAA
- the moaC gene encoding cyclic pyranopterin monophosphate synthase MoaC, whose translation MKKLSHINDTGQVQMVDVTGKDKTVRVAKARGVVKMKSGTLQLLEEGLLAKGNVLTTAKIAGIMAAKKTGEFIPLCHPLGVTGIDVEFTIDRKNSQVIIETQVRTVGQTGVEMEALTAASVAALTIYDMCKAVDKEMIISDILLLKKSGGKSGTFIRKTAK comes from the coding sequence ATGAAAAAGCTATCACACATTAACGACACAGGCCAGGTGCAGATGGTGGATGTGACGGGCAAGGATAAGACTGTCCGCGTGGCCAAGGCGCGTGGTGTCGTGAAAATGAAAAGCGGCACGCTTCAACTTCTGGAAGAAGGCCTTCTGGCTAAAGGTAACGTGTTGACGACCGCCAAAATTGCCGGCATCATGGCGGCTAAAAAAACCGGCGAATTCATTCCGCTGTGTCATCCGCTGGGCGTGACGGGCATCGATGTCGAATTCACAATTGACAGAAAAAACTCGCAGGTAATCATTGAAACACAGGTCCGGACGGTCGGACAAACCGGTGTGGAAATGGAAGCGCTCACAGCGGCCAGCGTCGCGGCGCTGACCATCTATGACATGTGCAAAGCCGTGGATAAGGAAATGATCATCAGTGATATTCTGCTGCTGAAAAAAAGCGGCGGGAAAAGCGGAACGTTCATCAGAAAAACGGCAAAATAA
- a CDS encoding glutamine--fructose-6-phosphate aminotransferase — protein sequence MLRIKMSDILKKILFFVTHCRIFIGCRPDAVDAPALIFFPMLPAQFNCGFAGLMTCRLQKKTTDITADRTIAIRWKKIQSAGLRAVCAEEDIAAKYLNGVKTIDDLDCAVTELKQEGAQEFLFFQGGRAADLFRIVQEMKTFLTDEEKRLEDQDTIINSVNLEIINSRIVQLKDICWILEKDILSNLQKILTLTGARNIPAVTPAAFRKYRKLNLLLNALDRLEVRGRDSAGIQLNFILKDNNEMQGIFEQIRENGLAEDYRERTKKGDLLNQTIFIAAGRKDDAGSTSVTFTYKTFSIVGELGRNVADLRNTIQRDRILQCFAGSEAICETALTHTRWASVGSITEENCHPVNNYTTGQAIPVYPRYPGAEAQINVVLNGDIDNYPALRQTLEEGGDLIAPAVTTDTKIIPLQIEKYLKAGEKLSDAFRLAVNDFEGSHAIAMQSSLEPGKMFLALKGSGQAIFVGINADQYMFSSELYGLVEVMPRFIKMNGETGNGAAGGQIFILDQNQGGGLAGITACFYDGKPIALADGLLQTAEITTRDIDRSSYPHYFLKEISESALSIKRTLRGKYRIAASQSAAHVTFNLGPDIVPAAVQKGLQTGLIKNIIVIGHGTAAVAGQVVADALSHYLKDSGLNILARVASELSGFGLKDDLSDTLVIPITQSGTTTDTNRAVAMANERGAYIISIVNRRQSDITAKSHGVFYTSDGRDIEMSVASTKAFYGQIVAGQVLALFFAQLLGKHTDKDIAAALKQLQSAPRLMNRLFERRDEIAASVKTAAGKRFWAIVGSGPNKAAADEIRIKLSELCYKTISSDIVENKKHIDLSAEPLILVCASGNPQTVAEDVVKDVAIFKAHKAAVIVFADEGDHRFDQIADAVIAIPVASGPLPVILNTMAGHLWGYYAARAIDDEAQIFREFRGRLMTELAQRTQKKLSIFDMIADLSFRRMINEFYALFNFHRHGGAFGMMGGKTIADLLLLLKYAAGKLPLQDIRQEFKCEADLVSPFDLLDVTLGMAIDELTRPIDAIRHQAKTVTVGTSRKEKELKGIVFDLLEALKFSARNMTYRNILTISRIQPAIAALRGYTVYDISHLDELGNPAQDTTIVIRKKEGVAVKMKSRADQPTELMGTKRTIVSTGHVYIGKGKSDGAPIVVLPLLGDNNFVNHLFLIHIEYNETLPPDKKKDVLGYRYNDICNLINEYNLVWQDEYLDSFSLESLFSEPVEVIAGQIKSKFNKQ from the coding sequence ATGCTTCGTATAAAAATGTCCGATATTTTGAAGAAAATTCTTTTTTTTGTCACCCATTGCCGGATTTTTATCGGCTGTCGGCCGGACGCAGTTGATGCCCCCGCACTCATTTTCTTTCCAATGCTTCCGGCTCAGTTCAATTGCGGCTTTGCCGGATTGATGACGTGCCGCCTGCAAAAAAAGACGACGGATATCACGGCCGATCGCACCATAGCCATCCGGTGGAAAAAAATTCAAAGCGCCGGTTTACGGGCCGTCTGTGCCGAAGAAGATATCGCAGCAAAATATTTAAACGGTGTGAAAACCATCGATGATCTGGACTGCGCTGTCACGGAGCTCAAACAGGAAGGCGCTCAGGAATTTCTTTTTTTCCAGGGCGGGCGGGCGGCGGATTTATTCCGTATCGTTCAGGAAATGAAAACTTTCCTGACGGATGAAGAGAAACGGCTGGAAGATCAGGACACCATCATCAACTCCGTCAATCTGGAAATAATCAATAGCCGGATCGTTCAGCTTAAAGACATTTGCTGGATTCTGGAAAAAGATATCCTGTCTAATCTGCAAAAGATTCTTACGCTGACGGGCGCCAGAAATATCCCGGCGGTCACACCGGCCGCCTTCCGAAAATATCGGAAGCTGAATCTGCTTCTAAACGCGCTGGATCGTCTGGAAGTCAGGGGACGGGACTCGGCGGGCATCCAACTGAACTTCATCCTTAAAGATAATAACGAAATGCAGGGCATCTTCGAGCAAATCCGGGAAAACGGACTGGCTGAAGATTATCGGGAACGGACAAAAAAAGGCGATCTGCTCAACCAGACCATTTTTATCGCAGCCGGACGGAAAGATGATGCCGGGAGCACCAGTGTTACATTTACCTATAAAACCTTCTCCATCGTCGGCGAACTGGGACGCAATGTGGCCGACTTGAGAAACACCATTCAACGCGACCGGATCCTGCAATGTTTTGCGGGAAGCGAAGCAATTTGTGAAACGGCATTGACGCATACCCGCTGGGCGTCCGTGGGCTCCATCACCGAGGAGAATTGTCATCCGGTGAATAATTACACCACCGGTCAAGCCATTCCCGTCTATCCCCGCTATCCCGGCGCCGAGGCGCAGATCAACGTGGTTTTAAACGGGGACATTGACAACTATCCCGCGCTCAGACAAACACTCGAGGAAGGCGGCGATTTGATCGCCCCTGCCGTCACAACGGATACTAAAATCATTCCACTTCAAATCGAAAAATATCTCAAGGCGGGTGAAAAGCTGTCTGACGCATTCCGTCTGGCCGTCAATGATTTCGAAGGATCGCACGCCATCGCCATGCAGAGCAGTCTGGAACCCGGCAAAATGTTTCTGGCCCTGAAAGGAAGCGGCCAGGCCATTTTTGTGGGAATCAATGCCGACCAGTACATGTTTTCGTCAGAGCTCTACGGACTGGTGGAAGTCATGCCGCGTTTTATCAAGATGAACGGTGAAACAGGCAACGGCGCAGCGGGTGGACAAATCTTTATTCTGGATCAAAACCAAGGCGGCGGCCTGGCCGGCATCACCGCCTGCTTTTATGACGGCAAACCCATTGCATTGGCAGACGGCCTTCTTCAGACGGCGGAGATTACCACAAGGGACATCGACCGCAGCAGCTACCCGCATTATTTCCTCAAAGAAATTTCCGAATCCGCTCTGTCCATTAAAAGAACCCTGCGAGGCAAATACCGCATCGCCGCCAGTCAATCTGCCGCGCATGTCACATTTAACCTGGGGCCGGATATCGTTCCTGCCGCCGTGCAAAAAGGGCTTCAAACCGGTTTGATTAAAAACATCATCGTCATTGGTCATGGAACGGCGGCAGTAGCGGGACAGGTCGTGGCCGATGCCTTATCCCATTATCTCAAAGACAGCGGCCTCAATATCCTGGCACGGGTCGCATCGGAATTAAGCGGCTTCGGTTTGAAAGACGATTTGTCCGACACGCTCGTCATCCCGATCACCCAGTCCGGCACGACCACTGATACGAACCGTGCCGTAGCCATGGCGAACGAGCGAGGCGCGTATATTATCTCCATCGTCAACCGCCGCCAGTCGGATATCACCGCAAAGTCGCACGGCGTATTTTACACCAGCGACGGACGCGACATTGAAATGTCGGTCGCCTCCACCAAAGCTTTCTACGGCCAGATTGTCGCCGGGCAGGTGCTGGCTTTGTTTTTTGCTCAGCTTCTGGGGAAGCACACCGACAAGGACATCGCCGCGGCACTCAAGCAGCTACAATCGGCGCCGCGCCTGATGAATCGACTCTTCGAACGCCGCGACGAGATTGCCGCCTCTGTTAAAACAGCCGCCGGTAAAAGATTCTGGGCGATTGTGGGCAGCGGCCCCAATAAAGCGGCGGCCGATGAGATACGCATCAAGCTTTCCGAGCTTTGCTATAAAACGATTTCTTCCGATATCGTGGAAAATAAAAAACATATCGACCTGTCCGCAGAACCGCTTATTCTGGTGTGCGCGTCCGGTAATCCTCAAACCGTCGCGGAGGATGTCGTCAAAGACGTGGCCATCTTTAAAGCGCATAAAGCAGCGGTCATCGTCTTTGCCGATGAAGGCGATCACCGGTTTGACCAAATTGCCGACGCGGTCATTGCCATCCCCGTCGCGTCCGGACCGCTGCCGGTGATTCTCAATACCATGGCCGGCCATTTGTGGGGCTATTATGCGGCCCGCGCCATCGATGACGAAGCGCAAATTTTCCGTGAATTTCGAGGCCGCCTGATGACGGAACTGGCGCAAAGGACTCAAAAAAAACTGTCCATTTTTGATATGATCGCCGACCTTTCCTTCCGCAGGATGATTAATGAATTTTACGCCCTCTTTAACTTTCACCGCCATGGTGGAGCTTTTGGCATGATGGGAGGCAAAACCATTGCGGACCTGCTGCTTTTGTTGAAATATGCGGCAGGCAAACTGCCGCTGCAGGATATCCGTCAGGAATTCAAATGCGAAGCGGATCTGGTTTCACCATTTGATCTTCTGGACGTAACACTGGGAATGGCCATCGATGAACTTACCCGTCCGATTGACGCCATCCGGCATCAGGCTAAAACCGTCACGGTGGGCACCAGCCGGAAGGAAAAAGAACTCAAAGGCATTGTTTTCGATCTACTGGAAGCCCTCAAGTTTTCCGCGAGAAATATGACCTATCGGAACATTCTGACCATCAGCCGCATTCAGCCGGCCATTGCCGCACTGCGGGGCTATACCGTCTATGACATCAGCCATCTCGACGAGCTGGGCAATCCGGCCCAGGACACAACGATTGTCATACGGAAAAAGGAAGGCGTGGCGGTTAAAATGAAATCGCGCGCCGATCAGCCCACAGAGTTGATGGGAACCAAAAGAACGATCGTCAGCACGGGTCATGTCTATATCGGCAAGGGCAAGTCTGACGGAGCGCCGATTGTGGTTTTACCGCTTCTGGGAGATAATAATTTCGTGAACCATCTTTTTTTAATTCATATCGAATATAATGAAACCTTGCCGCCGGACAAAAAGAAAGACGTGCTGGGCTATCGTTATAATGATATCTGCAACCTCATTAATGAATACAATCTCGTCTGGCAGGATGAGTATCTTGACTCTTTCTCTCTGGAATCGCTCTTCAGCGAACCGGTTGAAGTGATTGCCGGACAAATCAAATCAAAATTCAACAAACAATAG
- a CDS encoding NADP-specific glutamate dehydrogenase — translation MSVIKDVIAKVKQTDPNQPEFHQAVEEVMETLEPTVKKHPEFVKANIYERIVEPERAMQFRVPWVDDKGNVIVNRGFRVQFNNAIGPFKGGLRFHPSVNLGIIKFLGFEQIFKNALTTLPMGGGKGGSDFDPKGKSDGEVMRFCQAFMRELYRHIGGDVDVPAGDIGVGGREIGYMYGYYKKIRNEHTGVLTGKALEYGGSLIRPEATGYGTTYFAAEMLATRKLDFTGKTVAISGAGNVAQYAVEKVNQMGGKVISLCDSSATIIDEEGIDNKKCSYVLELKNVKRGRIKEYTGKYKSSTCFEGKNVWDVIREQGIKVDIALPCATQNEINGKNAAALVKNGCYCVAEGANMPSTPEAIKIYQENKILYGPGKAANAGGVATSGLEMSQNSMRLSWTREEVDSRLLLIMKSIHKNCYDTAEAYGKKGDYVMGANIAGFTKVANAMLAYGVV, via the coding sequence ATGTCAGTCATTAAAGATGTTATTGCAAAAGTGAAGCAAACCGATCCGAATCAACCCGAGTTCCATCAGGCGGTTGAAGAAGTCATGGAAACACTGGAACCTACCGTTAAAAAGCACCCGGAATTTGTGAAGGCCAATATCTATGAACGGATTGTCGAACCGGAACGCGCCATGCAGTTTCGCGTTCCCTGGGTGGATGATAAAGGCAATGTCATTGTCAACCGCGGCTTCCGCGTCCAGTTCAACAACGCCATTGGCCCATTCAAGGGCGGCCTGCGCTTCCATCCGTCGGTCAACCTGGGCATCATCAAATTCCTGGGTTTTGAACAGATTTTCAAAAATGCTCTGACCACCCTGCCCATGGGCGGCGGCAAGGGCGGCTCCGACTTCGATCCGAAGGGAAAATCCGACGGTGAAGTCATGAGATTCTGCCAGGCATTCATGCGCGAACTGTACCGTCATATCGGCGGGGACGTGGACGTTCCGGCCGGTGACATCGGCGTAGGCGGCCGCGAGATTGGTTACATGTACGGGTATTATAAGAAAATCCGCAATGAGCATACCGGCGTTCTGACGGGCAAAGCTTTGGAATACGGCGGAAGTTTGATTCGGCCCGAAGCAACAGGTTACGGCACAACTTACTTTGCTGCGGAAATGCTGGCCACCCGTAAACTGGATTTCACAGGCAAGACCGTAGCGATCAGCGGCGCCGGCAACGTTGCGCAGTACGCTGTGGAAAAGGTCAATCAGATGGGCGGCAAAGTCATTTCTCTCTGCGATTCGTCCGCCACCATCATTGATGAAGAAGGCATCGACAACAAAAAGTGCAGCTATGTTCTGGAACTGAAAAACGTTAAACGCGGCCGCATTAAGGAATACACCGGCAAATACAAATCAAGCACCTGCTTTGAAGGCAAGAATGTCTGGGATGTTATCCGTGAACAGGGCATTAAAGTGGACATCGCCCTGCCCTGCGCGACACAAAATGAAATCAACGGAAAGAATGCGGCGGCTCTCGTGAAAAACGGCTGTTACTGCGTGGCCGAAGGCGCGAACATGCCTTCTACTCCTGAAGCCATCAAGATCTACCAGGAAAACAAAATTCTTTACGGTCCCGGCAAAGCAGCCAATGCCGGCGGTGTGGCGACCTCCGGTCTGGAAATGAGCCAGAACAGCATGCGCCTTTCCTGGACGCGTGAAGAAGTTGACAGCCGACTGCTCCTGATCATGAAAAGCATCCACAAAAACTGCTATGATACGGCAGAAGCCTATGGTAAGAAAGGTGACTATGTGATGGGCGCCAATATCGCCGGTTTCACCAAAGTAGCCAATGCCATGCTGGCTTACGGTGTTGTGTAA
- a CDS encoding UDP-N-acetylglucosamine pyrophosphorylase has translation MDFQPKSCKKIRQLIDKGVDIPNPGTLDIGEDVNIDRISQEGVTIYPGCRIYGGKTVISSGCQLGYEAPATIEDCQLGSKVALKGGFFSKSVFLEKASMGMGAHVREGCILEEEASGAHCVGLKQTILFPFVTLGSLINFCDCLMAGGTSRSNHSEVGSSYIHFNYTPDADKTTPSLLGDVPRGVMLNQPPIFLGGQGGMVGPLRLGYGNVAAAGSILRHDYPQDNQLIVDTPPSSGVRDFVPAAYPHLHHLLENNIFYLANLRALEAWYKNVRKTFFETQEFGTFLYDGAMDVLSLARNERLKRLRIMAEKTASPSLNLKPESSAIRQAFHEHIEKIEIVLNETMQDDARERDREAFLGSLAQSGCNGRKPYIETIQNLSPDLSAKGEKWLQGIVDYYCQRIATVISSIPLFRTS, from the coding sequence ATGGATTTTCAACCAAAATCCTGCAAAAAAATTCGCCAACTGATCGACAAAGGCGTGGATATTCCCAATCCCGGAACACTCGATATTGGAGAGGACGTCAATATTGACCGGATCTCGCAAGAAGGTGTTACGATTTATCCGGGTTGCCGGATCTATGGCGGCAAAACGGTCATCTCCTCCGGCTGCCAGCTGGGTTACGAGGCGCCGGCAACGATTGAAGATTGCCAACTGGGATCAAAGGTTGCATTGAAAGGCGGCTTCTTCAGCAAATCCGTCTTTCTGGAGAAGGCGAGCATGGGCATGGGCGCACACGTTCGCGAAGGATGCATTCTGGAGGAAGAAGCCTCCGGCGCTCATTGTGTAGGATTAAAGCAGACCATTCTTTTCCCTTTCGTGACACTGGGCAGCCTGATTAATTTTTGTGATTGCCTGATGGCCGGCGGGACCAGCCGCAGCAATCACAGTGAAGTAGGAAGCTCGTATATCCATTTCAATTATACGCCGGATGCCGATAAAACAACGCCCTCTCTGCTGGGCGATGTCCCCCGGGGGGTTATGCTCAACCAACCCCCCATTTTTCTGGGCGGACAGGGCGGCATGGTCGGTCCGTTGCGTCTGGGATACGGCAATGTTGCAGCGGCCGGCTCCATATTAAGGCACGACTATCCGCAGGATAACCAGCTGATAGTCGACACGCCCCCTTCCAGCGGAGTCCGGGATTTTGTTCCTGCCGCTTACCCTCATCTCCATCATCTTCTCGAAAACAATATTTTTTACTTGGCAAACCTTCGGGCGCTGGAAGCATGGTACAAGAATGTACGGAAAACTTTTTTTGAAACACAGGAATTCGGCACATTTTTGTATGACGGCGCCATGGACGTTCTTTCACTTGCCCGCAATGAACGCCTTAAAAGACTGCGGATCATGGCCGAAAAAACGGCTTCTCCGTCTCTGAATTTAAAACCGGAATCGAGCGCGATAAGACAAGCCTTCCATGAACATATTGAAAAAATTGAAATTGTATTGAATGAAACCATGCAGGACGATGCAAGGGAACGGGACCGTGAGGCCTTTCTTGGCAGCCTTGCGCAATCCGGATGCAATGGCCGGAAGCCGTATATCGAAACCATCCAGAATCTTTCCCCGGACCTCTCAGCAAAAGGTGAGAAATGGCTCCAGGGGATCGTCGATTATTATTGTCAAAGAATCGCAACAGTGATATCGTCCATCCCATTATTCAGAACCAGTTAG
- a CDS encoding phosphoglucosamine mutase, whose amino-acid sequence MGKLFGTDGIRGEANHYPMNAETAFKVGQTVAHLFKRNSHRAKVIIGKDTRISGYMLESSLEAGITSMGGDSYLVGVLPTPGIAFATQSMRADAGIVISASHNPYQDNGLKIFDADGLKLTDAQENAIEDLIFSDGLSALLPEAKDMGKAIRIDDIHGRYIVFLKNSFPRNLSMEGIKIVMDTANGATYRIAPDVFGELGADITVIHNAPNGININDRCGSQHTQDLRKAVVDNGASLGLAFDGDGDRLIAIDEKGNELTGDQLLIICACVMKKEGRLKNNLLVSTVMSNLGLRVACKKYGFQNHTSNVGDRYVLADMLRLDAVIGGEDAGHMIFLDHHKTGDGIIAAMQLIAAMMKEGKPLSELAQLMDVFPQKLINIDVKSKPDITTLPKLMKIIHQVEQALGEEGRVLVRYSGTQNMCRVMVEGPSRDATEKYCQQIADVVKSEIK is encoded by the coding sequence ATGGGTAAATTATTCGGAACCGACGGGATCAGAGGAGAGGCCAATCACTATCCGATGAACGCGGAAACCGCCTTTAAAGTCGGTCAGACTGTTGCACACCTCTTCAAAAGAAACAGCCATCGCGCCAAAGTCATCATCGGGAAAGACACCCGGATTTCGGGATACATGTTGGAGAGTTCTCTGGAAGCCGGCATAACTTCGATGGGCGGCGACTCCTATCTGGTCGGCGTCTTACCCACGCCGGGAATCGCCTTCGCCACTCAGAGCATGCGCGCCGACGCGGGCATCGTCATTTCCGCATCTCACAACCCCTATCAGGATAACGGGCTGAAGATCTTCGACGCGGACGGCCTCAAACTGACCGACGCGCAGGAAAACGCCATTGAGGATTTGATTTTCAGCGACGGGCTCAGCGCGCTGCTGCCGGAAGCAAAAGACATGGGGAAAGCCATCCGCATCGACGACATTCACGGCCGGTACATCGTTTTTCTGAAAAATTCTTTTCCTCGCAATCTATCGATGGAAGGAATAAAAATCGTGATGGATACCGCAAACGGCGCCACTTACCGCATCGCGCCTGATGTGTTTGGCGAACTGGGCGCCGATATCACCGTGATTCACAACGCGCCGAACGGCATTAACATCAATGACCGCTGCGGCTCGCAGCATACGCAGGACCTGAGAAAAGCCGTGGTTGATAACGGGGCGTCTCTCGGGCTGGCCTTTGACGGAGATGGCGACCGGCTGATTGCCATTGATGAAAAGGGCAACGAACTGACCGGCGATCAGTTGCTCATTATCTGCGCCTGTGTCATGAAGAAAGAAGGACGGCTGAAGAACAATCTTCTGGTCAGCACGGTCATGAGCAATCTGGGATTGAGGGTTGCCTGTAAGAAATATGGCTTTCAAAACCACACGTCCAATGTCGGAGATCGCTATGTCCTGGCGGACATGCTGCGGCTGGATGCCGTAATCGGTGGCGAAGACGCAGGACATATGATTTTTCTCGATCACCATAAAACAGGCGACGGCATCATCGCCGCCATGCAACTCATTGCCGCGATGATGAAAGAAGGCAAGCCGCTGTCCGAACTGGCACAGCTCATGGATGTATTCCCGCAAAAGCTCATCAATATTGATGTAAAAAGCAAGCCGGATATCACCACCCTTCCCAAACTCATGAAAATCATCCATCAGGTGGAACAGGCCCTGGGTGAAGAAGGACGGGTGCTGGTCAGATACTCGGGGACACAAAACATGTGCCGCGTGATGGTGGAAGGACCATCCCGTGATGCAACTGAAAAGTATTGTCAGCAGATTGCTGATGTTGTAAAAAGCGAAATCAAGTAA